The following are from one region of the Falco naumanni isolate bFalNau1 chromosome 20 unlocalized genomic scaffold, bFalNau1.pat SUPER_20_unloc_1, whole genome shotgun sequence genome:
- the LOC121081887 gene encoding keratin, type II cytoskeletal 1-like, producing the protein MCGGSSGREVRAEGLGRSTFGEQGAGQGFGQAGVSRGIEEVHVNTNLLRPIQVQVDPEFQRVRSDEKEQIKALNNKFASFIDKVQCLERQNQALMAKWELLQQQSARPEESRNITSFFQSYISNLQRQLETLQNQKEQLDPEAYNMLHLVEDYKKRFEDEINKRASKEEEFVELKKELDSAYMGKMEFDVRVEILKQELEFLRCLHEAELSQLQTVVGNTNVVLSMDNHRELNMDGIIEEVRQEYEAIAQRSKAEVDAMYRGRYQDLQDMWVNQSEQLRNSYQEIQELTRQIQRLQPEVEIARKKNSNLQETIKDAEQRGSSAVRDGQQKLQELENALQQAKDDLARLLHDYQELLNVKLALDIEIAMYRSLLEEEETR; encoded by the exons ATGTGTGGAGGAAGTTCGGGCAGGGAGGTGCGTGCAGAAGGCCTTGGGAGAAGCACCTTTGGTGAACAAGGGGCTGGACAGGGCTTCGGGCAGGCTGGCGTCAGCAGAGGCATTGAGGAGGTCCATGTCAACACCAACCTGCTGAGGCCAATACAAGTACAAGTCGACCCCGAGTTCCAGAGAGTGCGGTCAGATGAGAAAGAGCAGATTAAGGCTCTCAACAACAAATTTGCATCATTCATCGATAAG GTGCAATGCCTTGAGCGGCAGAACCAGGCTCTGATGGCCAAATGGgaacttctgcagcagcaaagtgcCCGACCAGAAGAGAGCAGAAATATCACCTCTTTCTTCCAATCTTACATCAGCAACCTGCAGAGGCAGCTAGAAACGCTCCAGAACCAGAAGGAGCAGCTGGATCCGGAGGCATATAACATGCTTCATCTTGTAGAAGATTATAAAAAAAG ATTCGAGGATGAGATCAACAAGCGTGCATCGAAAGAAGAGGAGTTTGTGGAGCTCAAAAAG GAGCTGGACAGTGCCTACATGGGAAAAATGGAGTTTGATGTTCGGGTGGAAATACTGAAACAGGAGCTTGAGTTCCTCAGATGCTTACATGAAGCG GAGCTGTCCCAGCTGCAAACGGTAGTTGGCAACACCAATGTCGTTCTGTCCATGGACAACCACAGAGAGCTGAACATGGATGGCATCATTGAAGAAGTCAGGCAGGAGTATGAGGCAATTGCTCAGAGAAGCAAAGCGGAAGTAGATGCCATGTATCGTGGCAGG TACCAGGACCTTCAGGACATGTGGGTAAACCAGAGTGAGCAACTGAGGAACAGTTACCAGGAGATCCAGGAGCTTACCAGGCAGATCCAAAGGCTGCAACCAGAAGTGGAAATTGCAAGGAAGAAG AATTCCAACCTCCAAGAAACCATTAAAGATGCTGAGCAGCGTGGGAGCTCTGCCGTCAGAGATGGCCAGCAAAAGCTTCAGGAGTTGGAGAACGCCCTGCAGCAGGCCAAAGATGACCTTGCTCGCCTTCTTCATGATTATCAGGAGCTCCTGAACGTGAAATTGGCCCTGGATATTGAAATTGCCATGTATAGATCACTccttgaggaggaggagaccaGGTAG